Within Salarias fasciatus chromosome 15, fSalaFa1.1, whole genome shotgun sequence, the genomic segment TTACATCAGAGTGTGCGTCTCTGTGCTTGTTCAGCTTCGGCCTCGACGTCTCGCTGATGTCCGCCCGCACTGGGCTGGACTTGCATCTGTTTGGCCTTTTGGGCCACATTAATCACTCAGTGTTTTCTCCGTCTGGCTACTGTAACGGCTTGGGAACCCAGTAgcattacccacaatgcacctgcgGCAGCTCCGGACTGGCAAAACAAGTGTGGGAAATCGGAGGATGTTTGGATTTTAATCGCCCGGACAGAAATAGGAACAAAACGCTGAGAAGTGAAGTCTGCggtgctgaagctgcaggaagtgCGAGTCTCGCTCGTTCGTCAtcttcaacagcagcaggtgaACCTAGAGaagtttatgttttttttcttttagtttttgagTGATTTTGGAGAAGTCATTAAAACCTTGGTTGCACGGCTCTGAAGGATCCAGAGCTGCTCTCTCCCACCTGCTCTGGCTCAGGGGAACTCCGTCCTCCTTCGCATGCAACTGGGACCGGAGTGTCCTGGTGGTTCCCAgggacaggaagcagcagcagctgtccatCTGACCTCTGGCTGTCTGAACGCAGACTTGGGAAGGGGACTCCCCCCTCAGAGTGGGGGAGCCCTGTCCGTTTGCAAAGAGGTTTTATGTGTCCAGATTTCACTGCTAACAGTCTTCTTCAACTTTCTCACTGCAGAGTTACTGTGTTTGCTTTCCAGCTACACGGGAGAATGAATTATTCATATTTCAATTATTGTCACAATTAATATATCGAGCACACCATCAAAGGTAAACTGTTCTGAAGGTGAACACATCTTCATCTCCTTTATCTCCTCCACAGACGGCCTTTCAGGAGACGCTGGATGAATTATCCCGTAAATCAAACTGGCGCATCTGAGCCCCGGCCTAATAAATGTGAGGGCTCCTGTGTTTGTTAGAAAACAGGAATGACAACATGGCAAGGATCCCTGCATCTATGTCATTTTCTGACACAACAGAAACGATTGTTAAGATTTTAAATTTTACTAAGACAGCAATTCTTAAGAGTGAAGTCgctatcattttcaaaaaatgtttcatcaggTAAAAACTGCAAATACTTAAGGAGAAACCATAAAAGCTCCACTGACTTTTACCGTTTTCACTCCTCAGAGACAAAACAGCTTGAATTAGATTCAACCAGAAAGGTAAAAGTGATGTAACGATCAGGGAGGTTTCCATCCGTTTTCTGCTGAAGTCTCATCTGGACCATTAAGCAGCTGATTGGCGTATGCGTGTGGCGCGCGCGCTCGGCCCCTCGTGAGAGCGCACTGTGGCGGACGCGCTTTAAAAGCCCCCGGACCGCCTCTCTCCCGCTCCCAGACCGGAGGAAGCTCTTCACCGGCGGCATGCGGAGTCTGGCCGGAGCGTCtggactgctggttctgctgctgctgctcctacCTGCTCAGGTAAACCAGGACAGGATGCAATGGAGGGAGGATGCAGAGGctgagagatagatagatagatagatagatagatagatagatagatgcaCTTCATGTGTGAATAGAACTGACTTTATAAGGAGGTAAAGCCTTTTCCACTTATGTACTAATGCAAATTGGTATTGGAAATAGTTCATTGTGACAGTTTAAACTCTTGGATTATTAACAGTTCTGCCATTCTGATGATTttattctacattttttttaaatcaacagtGACATGAGGAACAACACTGTGGGACAGTGACTGATACTGTTTTCTAATTTAAAGTgagatgctttttttaattatctgtcACTTGTTTGTGGAAATACATTAGACAGAAAAGAAAGTGTTCAAACATTGCAATGTTAGTTGTTTATAATTTTACTTTTCTAATATGAACATTATTCATTATTTGTAGAACAACTAAGTTCATGAACTGTGCCATCTTCAGTATGGAGGTTAAATAAGTTTTGTGCTCCTAGACCAGTTTTATTTGGTTGAATCTTCCCTTTTCTTCATCATGTTTGAGACCTCTGTTATTGATAAAAGACAAATCCCATTGACCAGCCATTTTACTTTAAGTGACTTCATTCTTGATTCTGGCTGTAGATATTTAatgcaatttgaaaaaaaaacattggtcAGCACATATCAAGTTATAGAAAGACTTTGCTGgttctcacactggatgcctTTCCTGCTGCAAACAGGATTAAAACATGCATCCTCCACATTAAAGGTCAAGACCTCACTCGCTCACCAGGAGGGAATCAGTTCTGGCAGGCCCCAGAGCAGCACCAGAAATCACAGAGAGATGCAAAAAATAACAGCAAGTATGGAAATGTCTGCCAAGCACAACTTGGATCAGGAATATTTCTCTTGACAGTTTTtactaaatgataataataaaaaaatactgaggTTTTTCCCTGAGAAGTAGAAAACTAGACTACTAAAGACAAAGAGAGGCAATAAGGAAACCACACGATTTTCCTTATGTTACACTTATATTTACCTTGAGCGTGAACCCACTCCACTGTCCTGCATTGCATGTCTGTATAATGTGATGAACACAGCTGCTGAGTGCAGCCAGATCAATGGATGCAGTGcatttactgttgtgtttggCAGAAGCTGACTCCCATAAACATAAAAAGCCTTACTTTAAAACCCGCTGTCCCTGCGTGTGACATTTACAAGACGGCGTTCCCACTCATGCTcacagagcaggagggaggcaGTGAGGCGAAGAGGCAGAAATAGATAGCCGATTTCTTAAATATAAGGGGAGCCAAGAACATCTCCATTGTGAGTTTGGGGGGGGCCTTGGTTGTGAGAACTCCCACAAAATCATGCTGTTTCGGGACACTTTTCAGGACCGTCTTTGTTCTAACTGTGTTTATGGTGCATCAAAGTCCCCATGGTGAGGCTGGAAGCTATTGTTCGCTGTTATTCTCTGGATAGTTTGAGGGGTTTTGGGTTCTTGTGATAATAAGCCTCATATTACATCAAATTTTCTGCTTTGCCAAGAGCCACGTGGTGGCGCTCTTCCTTCATACAGTTCCTTCAATTCATACAGTCTGTACTTGCTTATGttcaccactagagggagctccgCGCCTTCTGATTCAGCCATATTAATGCCGTCTGCGTTTTACTACTTTATTAAATCCATCAAAGAAAATAAGCATCGCTGCACATCTAGGATAGAAAAGATTTATTCAAAAAAGACTACTCTGGATCATTTTTGATGAATTTCCCAGCCACATTATGCAAAACAAGCCTTTTATCATGTAATTAAAATCATCCTAACAAGGTGCAGGTCCTCTTTATATTCccattttatctgtttttcatCAAATAACGGAAAAATGATATTTGTTTCATACAAGATGTtgttttaaaacagattttcattctaatttttcactttcaatttTCATAATATGAGATTTGTTCTTCAGGTcaatttcatttcaataaaagtACCAGCTGAAGATAACTTGTATTTTGAGCTTGTGGTACTACACCACGAGGAGCGAGTTTATGAGAACAGGCACACTAAAAGCTGCAAAAAAGTCAGTTTTACCACATTTTGGCCACATTGGTTTGAATAATAGTGCTATGAAAGATAGTATTTCAGGATAAACTTACTTTCCTGATAAAATTCTAGGCTGCTCATGATACCTGAAAATATATAGAACCAATTATTTTCAGAATGTACTTATATTTTTTTGGCACTTAACAAAGGTAAACACAAGTTTGCACAATCTCTTGTGCAAACTGAAATTAGACTGACAGACAAATAAAGTTAATGTCTAATTCCTAAAGACAGCTAAGTAAAGAAGGCTAAAATAAATTGACAGCCTTAAAGTGGACAGACTTTGCGTACTTTCctgtcttggatcttggtgAGATCAGCTTGTTGCATGGTGTTTGTGCCTGTCATGTTTGAAGGTGGCGTTTATTTTCCCAGCATCCTCACTTCAGCCCACTGCTTCACAGCCCACTTGCCTTGCAGTTTTTCTCATTCACTTCTAAATGTATTTTGCAGATGTCACATTTTGCAGAGGAAAACCGCTCCAAAGGTGAGGCTCTTAACCTCCACAGATCAGGAGTTTCGACCTCTTGAGAATGGTTCTGGCTCTCAAAGTGGGCTTGTCCCCTCCTCAGTGATGGATTTCCGGGAGGTGCTGGCCAAGAGCATGTGTCGGCCcatggagcagctggtggacgTGGAGCGGGAGTTCCCCGAAGACGTGGAGCACCTCTACATACCCGCTTGCGTCCCACTCTGGCGATGCTCCGGCTGCTGTGGGGACGAGAACCTGGAGTGCCAGCCGACCCTGGAGCGCAACGTCACCCTCCAGGTGTGGCGAGGGCCTCGGTCACCCGGTCGACTCAAACACCAGGTGTTTCCTCCTCTCATGCTGAGCTCTGCTCCCCAGGTGGTGAAGATTCTTCCCCTGAGATCCAAACACAGTGCAGAGATCAGCTTTGTTGAGCATCAGAAATGTGAATGCAGGTAATTTTCAGATAAACAGCAGGTGTAAATATGAATTTTTAATAGCTGATCTAACTGCCAGCTGTTTTTCATTCCCCCCCCCTCAATTTAAAGAGCCCGTCAGAGACAGCATCCAAACAGTCAGAGGTTGGTAGAGGGACGCTTTATTTACCAGGCATGACCACATCAGTATCCTGACTGCTCTTTGCTCTCGTTGCATCGCAGCACAGAGTTTATCAAGAACAGGCCGCGGAGAAGGAAACACAAGAAGACAGCAAACGGCTGTGGAAAGTAAGAAAGtggtcacactcacacacacacacacacacacacacacacacacacagagtcaagagttttttctcttgtttgcgGTGTTCCGCCTCTCTTCTCGAAACCTCGAACTCTGGTTGAGCCTGTACATCAGTCAGATCATGAAGACTGTTACAGAACAAGACGGTTCAACAGGCCTGACAGTCTCATTCAGGCTGATTTCATAATTTCATAATGAAAGCAGGCTGCCGCCTCATCTGGCATTGGCGTTTGCAGCTAAACATGTAACTTAAGCGGCGTTCAGGCGTCATGATGGGAGTTTCTGCACCGCCACGTTTGCTGCCTTgacaacagaggagaaagagaacaCGGTTACCGGCACAGAGAACCCAGAAATAGAGCAGCCGCACCGTGTGGCTCTGCAGCCATACATTAAtggaacaggaagaacctgcagcaggtggcagaGCATACCGTAAACAGGCCGCCGTGTGACGTTtgaattaaacacacacacaaagcaaccACTTTGTAATGGCAGTCCGcaatgaaaacacatgaaacatcAGAAACAGGGTTAAAAATCTAAATACAGTCAAAAAACAATGACTTTGCTTTTAAAATGCCGAGACGTTGTTCAGCCCTCACACCTTCCCCATCACCTCTTCTCTCTTGTTCCCATTCAGAAGGAGAAACAAACCCTGAAAGGCTTTTTACTGATTTGAAACAAAGAGAATAaatgtatttctattctattttattcttcttcatctttcaaCTGCTTCATATTTATcttttctgcttcctcctctatTGTTACATCACCCATCCCCGCACCTACATCCAAGAACCGTTTCCATTGTTTTATGCAGAAGGATTTTACATGTAAACCAAGCAACTGTAACACGATACGGatcagtttttcacattttctgcatGAGATTGAGACTTGAAAACCCATACAGCCATGACTTGAACAGGAGTCATGTTCCGTTtcagaaaaatcaatatttacatGCAAGTTATCAGGTATTTCTCAGCTTGTTTCTGTGTCCTGGATAAAATAATTGAACCGGTTCACCTTCTTTCTTATCAgatctgctgaactgaagcaaCCACACCTGAAAGAATCCCTTTGTGCAATAACGCAAGATGCTGCAAACAGTTTCTcctttgtagaaaaaaaataaatataatattccCACCACAactcaacaaagaaacacagaggCAGCAATACAAAAGAAACAAGACTTCAACAAATATCCAATTTATCTGTATGACTTTGTGTTGTCGTAATTCCTCCAGTTGTAGCATTATGATTGGACCGATGGGTAGACGTCCTTCTGGCCTCAATatcaataattaaaataacAGCACCTGCCTCTTGGAGAAACGAGGGACGGTCGATGTTTGACATTGGTGAATCTGTTACTTATGGCCAAAATTTCGcccaaaaaaccccaaaacaaactAGGTCAACTGTTTGAAGAGGAAGCTGcacgttttcagtgtttcctttcAAAAAGACACTGGTTATTTTGAAATAGAGTCGTGTGCTCAAGTACCCACATCACATTCATCGGATAAAAGTCACCACACCCTCAGTTTGAATAAACAGCAACCTAAAACCCAACATTCTGTAACTCAGTATCTTTTGACCACCCAAAAGGAGGCCCGCCGAAGTTTACGCTCTGTTTAGGttatattttcacagttttaatcTGTTGTCAGGCAGCCTTTTCTCTCCTAatgagaaacagagacagacgcaGGCTTCAAAGCTGCCAGACTCTGAGGACAAAAACAGCAATTTTACCTGGCGGACCACACAAGCTGTCGATCCAACGCAACCTCAGGCTCTCACTTTGTATTTTCGTGTCATTTTGGGTGGCCGGTGCTCTGATCGCTGTGGAGAAAACAGTTAAATCAATCAAAATATAGCATACTGAATGTATGATTTTACCATTATTTATTATTGCCGACACTATACATGGCTGCTTTGTCACTGTAATGCAATTTCGTCCACTCCCTGTTAGAAAACAGCGTCTCAAAGCAAGCTGAAGCAGTATGAATTCATATTTCTTGGTGGTGGTTTTAGGAACTTGTGTGGTCCTGCTGCTGTCGCTCCTCTCTGGTCATATAACACCGGTGCACCACTCTGAATGATCTTGTGATGTTTGTCCCATCTCATAAACCCGTGTTTAGTGGTGAAAAGACCACACAGTGGCAGCCGGGGTTTGACTTCTTCCATCAGATTCAGAAagataaataacatttaaatccCGAGGATGGATAAACACTCCCTGTTACGGCTTAACTGTGACCAGTTAggctttcattttgtttattcaGCAGCACTATTTACCTTTTTGCACTGTTAGGACATGTGACTCCATACATCGGCTTGATCTGtggcgacctctgacccctcggTCACCTGAGCCTCGGCTCTATTTAACCGGCCTTGAAATCCATCCATGTAGGCATCAAAATGCCCATTTTGGGTGATTTGTCATGCTGAGATTGCATTTCGCACATCGCTGAGTCTAATAACCTGCAGACACGCTGTAATTTCCAACTGCCTTGCATGCTGCACAGTTTTAGGAAGCTTAAATGAACTCATTCAGAttccttttatatttttttttttttttgtcacaacaGCAATCAATACGGAGGTAGATTTCATGCTTCTTTAAATACTCTGTCAAAAATAATACAGCTTAACTTAGAAATGGAGCGCTGGAGCGCTGGAGAGGACGAAACATCAGGTTCTGGATGTTTTCTGCTCAGAATCATTATTGTAGTCCTGTGAAGTGTGAAGAATCTTTGTTCTTCATTGACTATTTTTCTTCTTATCTGATTTAATTATGCATTCTAT encodes:
- the LOC115402337 gene encoding vascular endothelial growth factor A-like; translation: MSHFAEENRSKVMDFREVLAKSMCRPMEQLVDVEREFPEDVEHLYIPACVPLWRCSGCCGDENLECQPTLERNVTLQVVKILPLRSKHSAEISFVEHQKCECRARQRQHPNSQSTEFIKNRPRRRKHKKTANGCGKCQFPHNKINLH